Below is a window of Nitrospinota bacterium DNA.
GGTTGCCCTGGTTGAAGAACGGTTCCTGAAATCCTGATTAAGTAAATTGTCTGGGCGCGAGAAGGTGCAATCTATTAAACATCGGATCGACCAGTTTTTCCTTTTGTCTCAGAATGGGACAGATATTCCCACTGAAATCAGGGCAGGTGTTGCCACCTTCCTGACCGCATCTTATATAATTTTTGTACAGCCTGCTGTCCTGTCTGCAACTGGTATGGATTTTGGTGCGGTGATGACAGCGACCTGCCTTTCTGCCGCTTTAGGATGCCTGATAATGGGCTTGTGGGCCAATTATCCCATAGCCCTGGCTCCTGGCATGGGTATCAATTTCTATTTCACTTATACCGTTGTTATTGGCCAGGGAATTTCCTGGGAGAAAGCTCTGGGAGCTGTCTTTTGCTCCGGTCTTATTTTGATCGTCCTTACCCTGATGCGAGTTCGTGAACTGATTCTAAACCTGATTCCAGACTTTCTTAAATATGCGATTGCTTCTGGAATAGGGCTGTTCATTTTTTTCATTGGTTTTGTTCAGGGTGGTCTGATCGTTAAAGACCCGGGAACCTTGGTAAAGCTGGGCAACCTCAAAAGCCTTCCCGTTTTATTCACCTTTTTCGGGACTGCCTTGATCGGATTTCTTATGTTCAGGAAAATCAAGGGGGCGATTCTGATAGGCATGTTGCTGCTGACATTTGGGGGACTTCCTTTTGGACTGGTGAGTTATCAGGGGATTATTGCGCTGCCGCCTGCTATGGGGCCGACATTTTTGAAAATGGATATTCTCGGCGCGTTAGACCTTGGGCTTATCACCGTAATCTTTGTCTTTGTTTTTGTTGATTTGTTTGATACGGCGGGAACCCTTGTAGGGGTCAGCCAACAGGCAGGTCTCTTGAAGGAGGGTAAACTGCCTCGAGCGACCCGGGCATTTTTGCCGGATTCGGTAGCTACCACAGCAGGGGCTGCCATGGGAACCTCTACCGTGGTCTGCTATATCGAAAGTTCAGCCGGAGTGGCCGAAGGTGGACGCACAGGCCTCACCGCCATCGTGATTGCGTTTCTATTTCTGCTGGCGCTATTTTTCGCTCCAATAGCTCAAATGATTGGCGGGGGTTACACTCTGGAATCGGGTAAAACTCTTTATCCCATAACGGCTCCTGTGTTGATCATTGTGGGGTGTCTCATGGTTTCCAACCTGGCCCGCATTGAGTGGAGAAAATGGGATGACGCTCTTCCAGCGTTTTTGACAATTGTGGGCATGCCTTTAACCTATAGCATCGCCAGTGGAATGGCCCTGGGTTTTATCACTTATCCCCTGACAAGACTTTTATCCGGGAAGATCAGAGACGTTCACCCAGTAATGATTTTGATCGCGCTCCTTTTCCTGATTCGATATGTCATGCTGGATGGTTAAAGCCGGGAACCGATTATGTTATAATGTGGCAAGTAAACTCCCTTTAATTTGTGAAGAGGTAATGGCCCGTGGCAAGTGTTGAATATCTTATAAAACAGTTTTTAACTCCGGATAAAAAAAACCTGGATTTAAGCAACCAGAATATTGGAGACAAGGGGGCCATCAAGTTATCAGAATCCAAAAGTCTTCGCAGATTGAAAAAACTGGTTTTACCCAACAACAATATCAGTGATGAAGGAATTGCGGCGATTGCCAACTCGGAAAATTTCAAGCACCTGACCGACCTGGATATTTATGGAAATGTCATCAGTGATGATGGAGTTAAGGCGATAGCTGAATCTCCTTACATGAGCAACCTGAAAAAACTCAGCTTATATGGCAACCTGGTCGAAGATGAAGGAGCTATTGCCATTGCTGAATCCCAGACACTTTCCAAGTTGAAACATTTATATATCACCTCGAACCGGATCCGGCGTGAGGGAATAGAATCTCTTCAAAACGCCAAGTGTAGAACCCGGCTTTGTCATCTTTATGTCGATGACCTCAAGGATTTTTATTATGAGGAAATCACGGATGAGGATGATGAAGATTTGATCAATAGCTGGGAAGAACTCAAAGCCCGGGCCGCGAAGGACAGCGATACAGACGACTGATTTATCCAATGTTCAAATCAAAGTTCCTTTTCCTGTTAATAGTTTTTCTAA
It encodes the following:
- a CDS encoding NCS2 family permease; the protein is MKHRIDQFFLLSQNGTDIPTEIRAGVATFLTASYIIFVQPAVLSATGMDFGAVMTATCLSAALGCLIMGLWANYPIALAPGMGINFYFTYTVVIGQGISWEKALGAVFCSGLILIVLTLMRVRELILNLIPDFLKYAIASGIGLFIFFIGFVQGGLIVKDPGTLVKLGNLKSLPVLFTFFGTALIGFLMFRKIKGAILIGMLLLTFGGLPFGLVSYQGIIALPPAMGPTFLKMDILGALDLGLITVIFVFVFVDLFDTAGTLVGVSQQAGLLKEGKLPRATRAFLPDSVATTAGAAMGTSTVVCYIESSAGVAEGGRTGLTAIVIAFLFLLALFFAPIAQMIGGGYTLESGKTLYPITAPVLIIVGCLMVSNLARIEWRKWDDALPAFLTIVGMPLTYSIASGMALGFITYPLTRLLSGKIRDVHPVMILIALLFLIRYVMLDG